One genomic region from Tautonia marina encodes:
- a CDS encoding EutN/CcmL family microcompartment protein — translation MFVARVTGSVVATQKVASMTGHKLLTVEPYRVDPDSNTRLVPTGRTFVVVDTLGAGIGEMVLICQGSSARLTPETEKLPIDAVVIGLVDTVDIGGTVVFSGRDDDRHR, via the coding sequence ATGTTTGTTGCCCGAGTAACCGGCTCTGTGGTCGCAACCCAGAAGGTTGCGTCGATGACCGGGCACAAACTCCTGACGGTTGAGCCGTACCGGGTCGATCCCGACTCGAACACCCGACTGGTTCCGACCGGGAGGACGTTCGTGGTGGTCGATACCCTCGGGGCGGGAATTGGTGAGATGGTCTTGATCTGTCAGGGGTCGAGTGCCCGCTTGACGCCGGAGACCGAGAAATTGCCGATCGACGCGGTGGTGATCGGCCTGGTGGACACGGTGGATATCGGTGGAACGGTCGTGTTCTCCGGTCGAGACGACGATCGTCATCGCTGA
- a CDS encoding EutN/CcmL family microcompartment protein produces the protein MRNPRFLVVVPMPREAITEGSSRRGEELVVFDELGAGRGAIIGISEGGEAANPFGPKKVPVDAYCACLLDQINV, from the coding sequence GTGCGGAATCCGCGCTTTCTGGTGGTCGTCCCGATGCCTCGGGAGGCGATCACCGAAGGCTCGTCCCGGCGAGGGGAGGAACTGGTCGTGTTCGATGAGCTGGGCGCGGGCCGGGGGGCAATCATCGGCATCAGCGAGGGGGGAGAGGCGGCCAACCCGTTCGGACCAAAAAAGGTTCCGGTCGACGCATATTGTGCCTGCCTGCTTGATCAAATCAACGTCTGA
- a CDS encoding acetate/propionate family kinase — protein MKILVANLGSTSFKYRLYDLGAPGEPMLARGAVERIGAPQSKVAFSSSKGKTDGEQPIPDHGEAVRLCLAQLTDPMLGVIASADEVAAIGFKAVHAKGVSGVQRVDESLLVAMEAFNDVAPAHNPPYVKAMRMLSERFPEMPLVAAFETGFHATIPDRTRRYAVPEAWATEHGVLRWGFHGASHRYIAERSAELIRRPGLKVISCHLGGSSSLCAIKEGKSVATSMGMSPQSGLFQNNRVGDFDPFALPAVMRATGMSLEQTLDVLASQSGLLGLCGVNDLRDVEAAADSGDAKAQLALEMFVTSIRHYLGAYLVELGDTDAIAFTAGIGENSSRIRSMVCQDLGFFGIHLNTELNEAVSGEHKISTADSRVEVWVIPTNEEIIVARQARDLLAGTI, from the coding sequence ATGAAGATTCTGGTCGCCAACCTCGGGAGCACCAGCTTCAAGTACCGCCTGTACGACCTGGGAGCCCCGGGAGAGCCGATGCTGGCTCGGGGAGCGGTCGAACGAATCGGTGCGCCGCAGTCGAAGGTGGCATTCAGCTCGTCGAAAGGGAAGACCGACGGCGAGCAGCCGATCCCTGATCACGGGGAGGCGGTGCGGCTTTGCCTGGCGCAACTGACCGATCCGATGCTGGGGGTGATTGCATCGGCTGACGAGGTTGCCGCGATCGGATTCAAAGCGGTTCATGCGAAAGGTGTCAGCGGCGTTCAACGGGTTGATGAATCGCTGCTGGTCGCAATGGAAGCGTTCAATGATGTCGCACCCGCACATAATCCCCCTTATGTGAAGGCGATGCGGATGCTTTCGGAGCGATTTCCGGAAATGCCTCTGGTGGCGGCCTTTGAGACGGGGTTCCATGCGACGATCCCGGATCGGACCCGGCGCTACGCGGTTCCGGAAGCATGGGCGACCGAACATGGCGTGCTTCGTTGGGGATTCCACGGTGCGAGTCATCGATACATCGCGGAACGATCGGCGGAGCTAATTCGCCGTCCCGGCCTGAAGGTAATCTCGTGTCACCTCGGGGGAAGCTCCTCACTCTGTGCGATCAAGGAAGGAAAGTCGGTCGCCACGAGCATGGGGATGAGTCCTCAATCGGGACTGTTTCAAAACAACCGGGTGGGAGATTTTGATCCGTTTGCCTTGCCCGCGGTCATGCGGGCGACCGGGATGTCGTTGGAACAAACGCTCGACGTCCTGGCGTCGCAGTCGGGTTTGCTGGGCCTCTGCGGGGTGAACGACCTGCGAGACGTGGAGGCGGCGGCGGATTCGGGAGACGCGAAGGCCCAGCTCGCGCTGGAGATGTTCGTGACCTCGATCCGACACTACCTCGGCGCCTATCTGGTGGAGTTGGGGGATACGGACGCGATCGCGTTTACGGCGGGCATTGGTGAAAACTCGTCTCGGATTCGATCGATGGTCTGTCAGGATCTCGGATTCTTCGGCATTCATCTGAATACCGAGTTGAACGAGGCGGTCAGCGGCGAGCACAAGATTTCGACGGCAGACAGCCGGGTCGAGGTCTGGGTGATTCCGACGAATGAAGAGATCATCGTGGCTCGCCAGGCGCGTGATCTGTTGGCGGGAACGATCTGA
- a CDS encoding BMC domain-containing protein, translating into MNGSALGLIETRGLIGLIYAYDAMLKAANVEVATAVIKLDGGVVSGIIRGDVSSVRAAVEAGAEAAARCGELHAAHVIPRPDPAVVAAFVGK; encoded by the coding sequence ATGAACGGCTCGGCACTGGGCCTGATCGAGACGAGAGGGCTCATCGGCCTGATCTACGCGTATGACGCGATGCTCAAGGCTGCGAATGTTGAAGTGGCTACGGCGGTCATCAAGCTCGACGGCGGCGTGGTCAGTGGCATCATCCGGGGCGATGTGAGCAGCGTTCGGGCCGCGGTTGAGGCTGGGGCTGAGGCCGCGGCCCGTTGCGGCGAGCTGCACGCGGCGCACGTGATTCCCCGGCCCGACCCGGCCGTGGTTGCCGCCTTCGTCGGCAAATGA
- a CDS encoding efflux RND transporter periplasmic adaptor subunit: MRAQLQRWWAAWLVLAIVPVGLAFSSHRAVPESAGSSWIGEGSGRVRVERVGPTLIHAGVVRATTQTTMIPEVELISGVPPTLGTLGIALPTRIIDLVPEGSTVRKGDPICRFDPSVYQEHARLQRIEVDRSRSSLAVAERDLAVAQAELVAFREGDRVQRERQLETELAMARVDLSRAEDSLNWSHRMGTLGYLASADLAEQRLARLRAEIARDNAEVALQTFLRTTVEKQLRDLEARVEHAQTYRAYAAEALRAAEARQEHLDQQVSHCTMTAPHDGTVLYADIAWRELYQVREGAEAYPHLPLFVLPDLSQLEVEIQVHERYSSQIVQGHQATVSFEALPSRSYRARVTTIDLLPTPDWYHFGEWQQFRVRLTLDEAPAGLLPEMTAQVALEIGPSRSTLTIPSDAVAWNDRGPYCVVETPSGQVPRAVRVDRGTVDRLVVLEGLEAEETVLLRPRARDRSEGLSQ, translated from the coding sequence ATGCGGGCTCAACTGCAGCGCTGGTGGGCCGCCTGGCTCGTGCTGGCGATCGTCCCGGTCGGCCTGGCGTTTTCCTCCCATCGAGCCGTTCCCGAAAGCGCCGGGTCGAGTTGGATCGGCGAGGGCAGTGGGCGCGTTCGCGTCGAGCGGGTCGGGCCAACCCTGATTCACGCGGGAGTTGTCCGGGCGACGACGCAAACGACCATGATTCCGGAGGTCGAGCTGATCTCCGGCGTCCCTCCCACCCTCGGAACGCTCGGAATCGCGCTGCCGACCCGAATCATCGACCTCGTTCCCGAAGGTTCAACCGTCCGGAAAGGAGACCCAATCTGTCGGTTCGATCCAAGCGTGTATCAGGAACACGCCCGGCTTCAGCGGATCGAGGTCGATCGCTCCCGGTCCTCCCTGGCCGTGGCCGAGCGTGACCTCGCGGTCGCCCAGGCAGAGCTGGTTGCCTTTCGAGAGGGGGACCGGGTCCAGCGCGAGCGCCAGCTCGAAACCGAGCTGGCTATGGCTCGGGTCGATCTATCTCGGGCGGAGGACTCCCTGAACTGGTCCCATCGCATGGGGACGCTCGGCTACCTCGCCTCCGCCGATCTCGCCGAGCAGCGACTCGCTCGCCTCCGCGCCGAGATCGCTCGGGACAACGCCGAGGTCGCGCTTCAGACTTTCCTCCGAACGACGGTCGAGAAGCAGCTCCGCGACCTCGAAGCCCGAGTCGAGCATGCCCAGACCTACCGAGCCTACGCTGCGGAAGCACTCCGCGCCGCCGAGGCTCGCCAGGAGCACCTCGATCAACAGGTTTCCCACTGCACCATGACCGCCCCTCACGACGGCACGGTCCTCTACGCCGATATCGCCTGGCGAGAGCTTTATCAGGTCCGCGAAGGGGCAGAGGCCTACCCCCATCTCCCCCTGTTTGTCCTCCCCGACCTCTCCCAACTGGAGGTCGAGATCCAGGTCCACGAGCGGTATTCCTCCCAGATCGTCCAGGGGCATCAGGCGACCGTCTCCTTCGAGGCTTTGCCTTCCCGTTCGTACCGGGCTCGGGTGACCACCATCGACCTCCTGCCGACTCCCGACTGGTACCACTTCGGTGAGTGGCAGCAGTTCCGGGTGCGACTCACCCTTGACGAGGCCCCCGCCGGTCTCCTGCCCGAGATGACAGCCCAGGTCGCATTAGAGATCGGACCGTCCCGATCGACACTGACCATCCCCTCCGACGCGGTCGCATGGAACGATCGTGGTCCGTACTGCGTCGTCGAGACCCCCTCGGGACAGGTCCCTCGCGCGGTTCGCGTCGATCGAGGAACGGTCGATCGCCTCGTGGTCCTTGAGGGCCTGGAGGCGGAAGAAACCGTCCTCCTTCGTCCCAGAGCCCGCGATCGATCGGAAGGATTGAGCCAATGA
- a CDS encoding BMC domain-containing protein, translated as MANGSIHEALGMIETKGFVALVEATDAMLKAANVELAGWDKVGSGLVTAFVVGDVAAVKAAVDAGAAAASRIGEVLSVQVIPRPHEELGGVLSFAKAKAAAQAGTPTTPKKEGA; from the coding sequence ATGGCAAATGGATCTATCCACGAAGCGCTCGGGATGATCGAAACAAAAGGATTCGTCGCGTTGGTCGAGGCGACCGATGCGATGCTCAAGGCGGCCAACGTCGAGCTGGCCGGCTGGGACAAGGTCGGCAGCGGCCTGGTCACGGCGTTTGTCGTGGGCGACGTCGCGGCGGTCAAGGCAGCTGTTGATGCCGGTGCCGCAGCGGCCAGCCGAATCGGCGAGGTCTTGAGTGTTCAGGTGATTCCGCGTCCGCATGAGGAGCTTGGCGGCGTGTTGAGCTTCGCCAAGGCCAAGGCGGCGGCTCAGGCCGGCACCCCGACGACCCCCAAGAAAGAGGGAGCCTGA
- the pduL gene encoding phosphate propanoyltransferase — protein MSATTAISRGQIEQVVRSILQQQFSGNGQASTGYRPNLVVNISARHVHLTQEHVDILFGQGYQLTEMKRLYQATDFASNETVAVVGPRQRMIPNIRILGPCRKFSQVELSFTDAISLGIDVPVRMSGDIEGTPGCLLIGPKGSVELTKGVIRAERHVHMGDRDAEYYGVKAKDRMNLRIHGPCPTTLEGLLVRTHPDWKLEVHIDTDEGNASDLVHATKVELIKP, from the coding sequence ATGAGTGCGACCACCGCGATCAGCCGAGGACAGATTGAACAGGTTGTTCGGTCGATCCTTCAGCAGCAATTCTCCGGCAACGGCCAGGCGTCGACCGGATACCGGCCGAACCTGGTGGTGAACATCTCGGCCAGGCATGTCCACCTGACACAGGAGCATGTGGACATTTTGTTCGGCCAGGGATACCAGCTCACCGAAATGAAGCGCCTTTATCAGGCGACCGACTTTGCGAGCAACGAGACGGTGGCGGTGGTTGGCCCGCGACAGCGAATGATCCCGAACATTCGCATCCTGGGACCTTGCCGGAAGTTCAGCCAGGTCGAGCTGTCGTTTACCGACGCGATCAGCCTGGGGATCGATGTTCCGGTGCGGATGTCCGGGGATATCGAGGGAACGCCGGGCTGCTTGTTGATTGGTCCGAAGGGGAGCGTCGAGCTGACCAAGGGGGTCATCCGGGCCGAGCGGCATGTTCACATGGGAGATCGAGACGCCGAATACTACGGCGTCAAGGCGAAGGACCGGATGAACCTTCGGATTCACGGCCCCTGCCCGACCACGCTGGAGGGCCTGCTCGTTCGGACCCATCCGGACTGGAAGCTGGAGGTCCACATCGACACCGACGAAGGAAACGCGAGTGACCTGGTCCATGCGACCAAGGTCGAACTGATCAAGCCGTGA
- a CDS encoding BMC domain-containing protein, producing the protein MASGNASGEALGMIECRGLVGIIEATDAMLKAANVTHVGRISVGGTYVTTVVRGDVGSVRAAVEAGAESASRVGDLVSAHVIPRPDPAVLGTFFA; encoded by the coding sequence ATGGCGAGCGGAAATGCTTCAGGAGAGGCACTCGGAATGATCGAGTGCCGAGGGCTGGTCGGCATCATCGAAGCGACCGATGCGATGCTCAAGGCGGCCAACGTGACGCACGTGGGGCGGATCAGCGTGGGCGGAACCTACGTGACCACGGTGGTTCGTGGGGACGTGGGAAGCGTTCGGGCAGCGGTCGAAGCCGGGGCCGAATCGGCCAGCCGGGTGGGAGACCTGGTCTCGGCGCATGTGATCCCGAGGCCGGACCCGGCCGTGCTCGGCACGTTCTTCGCCTGA
- a CDS encoding EutN/CcmL family microcompartment protein: protein MQIGRVLGSATSTIKHPTFQGERLIVVQLEGTDGRDDGDPVLAFDRLGAGKGDRVILTSDGRVLQGMLGRNTPGRWSVLGLPDS from the coding sequence GTGCAAATCGGCCGCGTTCTCGGTTCGGCGACCTCGACGATCAAGCATCCGACCTTTCAAGGGGAGCGGTTGATCGTGGTGCAGCTGGAAGGGACCGATGGCCGAGATGACGGTGACCCGGTGCTCGCCTTCGACCGGCTCGGGGCCGGAAAGGGTGACCGGGTGATCCTGACCAGTGATGGACGAGTCTTGCAGGGAATGCTGGGCCGCAATACGCCCGGCCGGTGGAGTGTCCTGGGGTTGCCGGATTCATGA
- a CDS encoding aldehyde dehydrogenase produces MQPMTEDLIRNVVQQVLSQMGSNGSQASPGVSRPSGNDGVYPTADAAVAASEAAFRAFRLRPLADRDRAVKEIKRLCVERAEEWGRKELSETKIGRLDHKIAKLRDAIPPIPGVEYLRTENNAGDNGLTLTQYAPFGVIGAITPVTHSLPTLASNAINMLAAGNTVVFNAHPSGANIAAEGVQAFNRAIREAIGLDDLLTIINPPTIESADALFKHRGVKLLVVTGGPMVARAALASNKRAIVAGPGNPPVVVDGTACVDNAAKSIITGAAFDNNLLCIGEKQVFATADVFDKLMDAVGRFGGYRLDPHQIDALTRAAFVKGDDGKAHVNKDLVGKDPDVLARFAGATIPAGTQILFGETGADHLFVEHEQMMPFIPFVRVTNVDRAIELAKQSEHGYGHTAILHSRDTTVMDKMGRVMDCTIFVINGACVAGLGTGGEGVGSYSIAGPTGEGVTTPLTFTRQRRTAIIGGMRFI; encoded by the coding sequence ATGCAACCGATGACCGAGGACCTGATTCGCAACGTGGTGCAGCAAGTGCTGTCTCAGATGGGCAGCAATGGCTCGCAGGCGAGCCCTGGCGTGTCTCGCCCCAGTGGGAATGATGGCGTCTATCCGACGGCGGATGCTGCGGTGGCGGCGTCGGAGGCAGCCTTCCGAGCCTTCCGCCTGCGTCCTCTGGCCGACCGGGACCGGGCGGTGAAGGAGATCAAGCGGCTTTGCGTGGAGCGGGCCGAGGAGTGGGGTCGGAAGGAACTGAGTGAGACGAAGATCGGTCGCCTCGATCACAAGATCGCCAAGCTGCGAGACGCGATTCCGCCGATCCCGGGGGTGGAATACCTGCGGACTGAGAACAACGCTGGCGACAACGGGTTGACCCTGACTCAATACGCCCCGTTCGGCGTGATTGGTGCGATCACCCCGGTGACTCACAGCTTGCCGACCCTGGCAAGTAATGCGATCAACATGCTTGCGGCCGGGAATACGGTCGTGTTCAACGCGCATCCGTCGGGGGCCAACATTGCGGCGGAAGGGGTTCAGGCGTTTAACAGGGCGATTCGAGAAGCGATTGGCCTGGATGACCTGCTGACGATCATCAATCCGCCCACGATTGAGTCGGCCGACGCGTTGTTCAAGCACCGAGGGGTGAAGTTGCTTGTGGTCACCGGTGGGCCGATGGTGGCGCGAGCGGCCCTGGCGAGTAACAAGCGAGCCATCGTGGCCGGGCCGGGGAACCCGCCAGTGGTGGTGGATGGGACGGCCTGCGTTGACAACGCGGCGAAGTCGATCATCACCGGGGCAGCGTTCGATAACAACCTGCTCTGCATCGGTGAAAAGCAGGTGTTCGCCACCGCGGATGTGTTCGATAAGTTGATGGATGCCGTGGGGCGGTTCGGGGGCTATCGGCTCGATCCGCACCAGATCGACGCCCTGACCCGGGCGGCATTCGTGAAGGGGGATGATGGGAAAGCCCATGTGAACAAGGATCTGGTCGGGAAGGACCCGGACGTACTGGCGCGGTTCGCCGGCGCGACGATTCCGGCGGGGACCCAGATCTTGTTCGGGGAGACCGGAGCGGATCATTTGTTCGTCGAGCATGAACAGATGATGCCGTTTATCCCGTTTGTGCGCGTCACGAACGTGGATCGGGCGATCGAGCTGGCGAAGCAGTCGGAGCACGGCTACGGCCACACGGCGATCCTCCACTCTCGGGACACGACCGTGATGGACAAGATGGGGCGAGTGATGGACTGCACGATCTTCGTCATCAACGGGGCCTGCGTTGCGGGGCTCGGAACGGGAGGCGAAGGGGTGGGCTCGTACTCGATTGCCGGGCCGACGGGTGAAGGGGTGACGACCCCCTTGACGTTCACCCGCCAGCGTCGGACGGCGATCATCGGCGGCATGCGGTTTATTTGA
- a CDS encoding Gfo/Idh/MocA family protein: MAIRSNQPPVRIALIGAGAVSDYHHVPGIRIDPRAELVAACDSDAKLLERRKTDWGIDRVSTNYEEIVNDPDVDAVVIATPNFTHRPISEAAAKAGKHVMCEKPLGLNAAEVRSMYEAARDAQVVHMTAFTYRFAPSMRYLRHLVKSGALGEPRHFRSQRFLDLPETSWGWRQYTDKAGAGDLFDMTIHRIDFAMDLLGPIARICGAVARFAPRDRTADGASCPPSQVDDWSSIIGEFESGATGVWEGTTLAKGYHRDGFGHEWAEINGSEGSAVYRLHEPNTILIGRTGHDLAPEPVPPHYLKPASSPRDPNEGAPATIFRYDLIWEFVSAIVEGRDAVPSFLDGLNAQLIADATLRSHAERTWIDTPLATP, from the coding sequence ATGGCGATCCGATCCAACCAGCCTCCCGTCCGCATCGCACTCATCGGTGCGGGGGCCGTCAGCGATTATCACCACGTCCCCGGTATCCGCATCGACCCCCGCGCCGAGCTGGTCGCCGCCTGCGACAGCGACGCCAAACTGCTCGAACGTCGCAAGACCGATTGGGGGATCGACCGCGTTTCGACCAACTATGAAGAGATCGTCAACGACCCCGACGTGGACGCGGTCGTCATCGCCACTCCGAACTTCACCCACCGCCCCATCAGCGAAGCCGCCGCGAAGGCCGGCAAGCACGTCATGTGCGAAAAACCCCTCGGCTTGAATGCCGCCGAGGTCCGCTCCATGTACGAAGCGGCACGAGACGCTCAGGTCGTCCACATGACCGCCTTCACCTATCGCTTCGCCCCGTCGATGCGTTACCTGCGCCATCTGGTGAAGTCCGGAGCCCTCGGCGAGCCCCGCCACTTCCGCTCGCAGCGATTCCTCGACTTGCCAGAAACGAGCTGGGGATGGCGCCAGTACACCGATAAGGCCGGGGCCGGCGACCTGTTCGATATGACCATCCACCGAATCGACTTCGCCATGGATCTGCTCGGCCCGATCGCCCGCATCTGCGGAGCCGTCGCCCGCTTCGCCCCCCGCGACCGGACCGCCGACGGTGCCTCGTGCCCTCCGTCTCAGGTCGATGACTGGTCGAGCATCATCGGCGAATTCGAATCCGGCGCCACCGGCGTCTGGGAAGGCACGACCCTCGCCAAGGGCTACCACCGCGACGGCTTCGGCCACGAATGGGCCGAGATCAACGGCTCCGAAGGCTCGGCCGTCTACCGCCTGCACGAACCGAATACGATCCTCATCGGCCGGACCGGGCACGACCTCGCCCCCGAGCCCGTCCCCCCGCACTACCTCAAACCCGCCTCCAGCCCCCGAGACCCCAACGAGGGCGCCCCCGCCACCATCTTCCGCTACGACCTGATCTGGGAATTCGTCTCCGCCATCGTCGAGGGCCGCGACGCCGTCCCCTCGTTCCTCGACGGCCTCAACGCTCAGCTCATTGCTGACGCTACCCTCCGCTCCCACGCCGAACGGACCTGGATCGACACCCCCCTCGCCACCCCCTGA
- a CDS encoding malate dehydrogenase: MRVSIVGGGGLVGSCTGFALQCGGVVSEINLIDVNGDLCRGQALDILHGAPLVADQRIRATGYEAIPETDLVCITAGLRRKPDESRLDLINRNVELFLKILDDVMAGGLRSDAVVLVVSNPVDVLTYLATKRTGLPSSQVIGLGTMLDSSRFRGLIAEAIGLPATQVTATILGEHGDSMVPIWSAAQAAGLPLEKYPGWTPTTGDELFKRTKGSGAEVIKLKGGAGFAVGISIREVIHAIALDSRRILPVSSLVDGQYGMSDVCTSVPTVVGRGGVRAQLEIDLWPKEVSALQQSSRVLRETIDMVLQKNPGAAKAASGGGTGSKPAGGLPSSNGHAVRVTMGASGGNVTARPRVTISGQSGGGRGGY, encoded by the coding sequence ATGAGAGTCAGCATCGTCGGCGGTGGCGGCCTGGTGGGATCGTGCACCGGTTTCGCCTTGCAATGCGGCGGCGTGGTGAGCGAGATCAACCTGATCGACGTGAACGGCGACCTGTGCCGAGGCCAGGCGCTGGATATCCTACACGGTGCTCCGCTGGTCGCCGATCAACGCATTCGGGCGACCGGATACGAGGCGATTCCCGAGACCGATCTGGTGTGCATCACCGCCGGGCTGCGTCGGAAGCCGGATGAGAGTCGGTTGGACCTGATCAACCGCAACGTGGAACTGTTCCTGAAGATTCTCGATGATGTGATGGCTGGGGGACTCCGCAGTGATGCGGTTGTCCTGGTGGTCTCCAATCCAGTGGATGTGCTGACCTATCTGGCGACCAAGCGGACGGGGTTGCCGTCGTCGCAGGTGATCGGGCTCGGGACGATGCTCGACTCGTCGCGGTTCCGGGGATTGATTGCCGAGGCGATCGGGTTGCCCGCGACTCAGGTGACGGCGACGATCCTCGGAGAGCACGGCGACAGCATGGTGCCCATCTGGTCGGCGGCGCAGGCGGCGGGGCTTCCTCTGGAGAAATATCCTGGATGGACCCCGACGACCGGTGATGAGCTGTTCAAGCGAACCAAGGGCAGCGGTGCCGAGGTGATCAAGCTCAAGGGGGGAGCAGGCTTCGCGGTCGGGATTTCGATTCGGGAAGTGATCCATGCGATCGCTCTGGATTCGAGGCGCATCCTGCCGGTCTCTTCGCTCGTGGATGGTCAATATGGAATGAGCGACGTGTGCACTTCGGTTCCGACGGTGGTCGGGCGCGGAGGGGTCCGGGCTCAACTGGAGATCGACCTCTGGCCGAAGGAAGTGTCGGCGTTGCAGCAGTCGTCTCGGGTCTTGCGAGAGACGATTGACATGGTCCTGCAGAAAAATCCAGGAGCTGCAAAGGCGGCGTCGGGGGGCGGCACCGGTTCCAAACCTGCGGGAGGGCTCCCCTCGTCGAATGGTCACGCGGTTCGGGTGACGATGGGAGCCAGCGGGGGGAACGTGACGGCCCGCCCAAGGGTCACCATTTCCGGGCAGTCGGGCGGAGGACGTGGTGGTTACTAA
- a CDS encoding SPFH domain-containing protein has translation MKEFEVDPVSGFAWLTGFLTLLIASVLGLIAGIGSEIAVVVVSALVGIVVAIIGLTGLFTVSPNEAKVLQLFGEYKGTVRRPGLRWVNPFYSKIAISTRVRNFESGKLKVNDRNGNPIEIAAVVVWKVVDSAEALFHVDRYEHFVEVQSEAALRNLASGYAYDAHIEDELSLRGNTAEVADHLRTEIQDRLFKAGVEVIEARISHLAYAPEIAGAMLQRQQADAIIAARAKIVEGAVGMVEMALGMLASQNLVELDNEKKAAMVSNLLVVLCSDRGTQPIVNAAHHPH, from the coding sequence ATGAAAGAGTTTGAGGTGGACCCGGTGTCCGGGTTCGCCTGGCTCACCGGCTTTCTGACACTGCTGATCGCTTCGGTCCTGGGTCTCATCGCCGGCATCGGGAGTGAGATCGCGGTGGTGGTGGTCTCGGCACTTGTCGGAATTGTGGTGGCGATCATCGGCCTGACCGGCCTTTTTACGGTGAGCCCGAATGAGGCGAAAGTCCTCCAACTGTTTGGGGAGTACAAGGGGACAGTGAGGCGCCCGGGCCTGCGCTGGGTGAACCCCTTTTATTCAAAGATCGCCATTTCCACCCGTGTTCGAAATTTTGAGAGTGGAAAGCTGAAGGTCAACGACCGCAACGGCAACCCAATTGAGATCGCGGCAGTGGTTGTCTGGAAGGTGGTCGACTCGGCCGAGGCGTTGTTTCATGTCGATCGGTACGAGCACTTCGTCGAGGTCCAGAGCGAAGCTGCGCTGCGGAACCTGGCGAGTGGATACGCCTATGACGCCCACATCGAGGACGAACTGTCGCTGCGGGGGAACACGGCTGAGGTGGCCGATCACCTGCGGACCGAGATTCAGGACCGCCTGTTCAAGGCAGGGGTCGAGGTGATTGAGGCCCGGATCAGCCACCTGGCCTACGCTCCGGAGATTGCCGGTGCGATGCTCCAGCGGCAGCAGGCCGATGCGATCATCGCGGCTCGGGCGAAGATCGTCGAAGGGGCGGTCGGCATGGTCGAGATGGCGCTCGGCATGCTTGCGAGCCAGAATCTTGTTGAATTGGACAACGAGAAGAAGGCGGCGATGGTCAGTAACCTGCTGGTCGTACTGTGCAGCGACCGCGGCACGCAGCCGATCGTCAACGCCGCGCACCACCCTCATTAA
- a CDS encoding class II aldolase/adducin family protein, whose amino-acid sequence MSVNGNFMGEWKLREEMCEVGRRVYAKGFAAANDGNISYRLDENRVLCTPTRVSKGFMKPDDLCIVDLDGNQVSGKRKRSSEILLHLTIMKQRPDVRAVVHCHPPHATAFAVAQEPIPKCTMPEFEVFLGEVAITPYETPGGQAFADTVIPYIKDTDTILLANHGTVTAGSDLMDAYFKTEIIDAYCRILILTKPLGGPKYYNDAKAAELIRLKPGIGVRDVRLELGLENCDLCGNSLFREGYNESFKPEPHAFIPDKFQQAVQQAACAMPNQPAKADGAEFEAMVQAITEQVMRVMGGGAGSSGNGQAGGSGSYAGAC is encoded by the coding sequence ATGTCAGTCAACGGGAATTTCATGGGAGAATGGAAGCTCCGCGAGGAAATGTGCGAGGTGGGCCGTCGGGTCTACGCCAAGGGATTCGCCGCGGCCAACGACGGAAATATCAGCTATCGGCTCGATGAGAACCGGGTGCTCTGCACGCCGACCCGCGTGTCGAAGGGGTTCATGAAGCCGGATGATCTGTGCATCGTCGACCTCGACGGCAATCAGGTTTCCGGGAAGCGGAAGCGATCGAGCGAGATTCTGCTGCACCTGACGATCATGAAGCAGCGTCCGGACGTGAGGGCGGTCGTGCACTGCCACCCGCCGCATGCAACCGCCTTCGCGGTGGCACAGGAGCCGATCCCGAAGTGCACGATGCCCGAGTTCGAGGTGTTTCTGGGAGAGGTGGCCATCACTCCTTACGAAACGCCGGGCGGACAGGCGTTTGCCGACACGGTGATCCCGTACATCAAGGATACCGATACGATTCTGCTTGCCAATCACGGAACGGTGACGGCAGGTAGTGATCTGATGGATGCGTATTTCAAGACAGAAATCATCGACGCCTATTGCCGGATCCTGATCCTGACCAAGCCGCTGGGTGGACCGAAGTATTACAACGACGCGAAGGCGGCCGAGTTGATCCGCTTGAAGCCGGGGATCGGCGTGCGAGACGTGCGTCTCGAGCTGGGACTCGAGAATTGCGACCTCTGCGGGAACAGTCTGTTCCGCGAAGGATACAACGAGTCATTCAAGCCCGAGCCGCATGCCTTCATTCCGGACAAGTTCCAGCAGGCGGTCCAGCAGGCTGCCTGTGCGATGCCGAACCAACCCGCGAAGGCGGATGGAGCTGAGTTCGAGGCGATGGTTCAGGCGATCACCGAACAGGTGATGCGGGTGATGGGGGGTGGTGCGGGATCGTCGGGCAATGGGCAAGCAGGTGGATCGGGATCGTACGCAGGGGCGTGCTGA